The Nocardioides marmorisolisilvae genomic interval TGTCCGCGCCGACGACCGGGTTGCGTGCCGCCGTGACGATGCCGCCGCCATCGGAGCGAAGCACCACGTCCGGGTCGAGCACAGTGATGAGACTGGCGATGTCGCCTGTCCGAGCCGCCGCGGCGAACGCTCTGACCACCTCGTCGTGCTCGGCACGCGATACGCGACGGCTTCGGCTCTGTTGCACACGCCGGCGGGCCGAGGTGGCGAGCTGCCGACATGCCGCAGGGGTGCGGCCGACGATCTCGGCGATCTCGGCGAAGGGCATCGCGAACACGTCGTGCAGGACGAACGAGACCCGCTCGGCCGCTGTCATGGCCTCCAGCACGACGAGCAGAGCGGTGCTGATCGACTCGTCGAGCGTGACGCGTTCGAGCGGGTCTTCGCCGGCGTCCGGCGCAGCAGGGAACGCGTAGGCCGGGACCGGCTCTGGAAGCCACGGGCCGACGTATCGCTCGCGCCGGTGTCGCGCGGAATCGAGGACGTTCAGGCAGACGCGGCTGGCGACGCGGGTCAGCCAGGCTCGTGGCACCTCGATCGCATCACGTTCCTCCTCGCTGAGCCGGTACCACCGGATGTAGGTCTCCTGCACCGCGTCCTCGGCCTCGGCGACGGTGCCGAGCATCCTGAACGCAAGGGAGATCAGATGTCGTCGTTCGCCCAGCACCTCGGCATGCAGCGCGTCACGTTCTTCGGGGGTCATCGCGTCCTCCTTTCGACTGTCTGACCGGGCTGCTGACCGATGTGTGAGGCAGAAACCTCACATCCGGGTCGCCTGCGCTGTCCTGGAGGGTATGAACGCAAAGCCTCACTCCCATCCTCTCCCGCTCCCGAAGCACGCTGAGGTCGCGAAGGTGACACGATGAAGATCGTCGTCGCCGGTGCGACCGGCTCCCTGGGAACACGGGTCGTCGAGGCGGTTCGCGCCGCCGGTCACGAGCCGGTGTCAATCAGCCGAGAGACAGGCGTCGACCTCATCAGCGGCGCCGGACTCACGGAAGCACTGCGGGGCGCGACGGCGGTCATCGACGCGTCCGCGACGAGCAGCACCTCCACGAAGGCATCCATCGACTTCTTCACGACCGTGACGCGGAACCTGCTGGCCGCCGAGCGTGCCTCGGGGGTGCCCCATCACGTCGCGATCTCCATCATCGGCGCGGCGAAGGTCAACGCGAACTACTACGCGGGCAAGGCTGCTCAGGAGGCGATCCTGCAAGCAGAGCCGGGAGGCTGGTCGCTGCTGCGCACGACACAGTTCCACGAGTTCGCCAGGCAGCTCGTGGCTCACGGCAAGCTCGGCCCGCTCCAAGGTGTGCCGAAGATGCGGTCGCAGCCGATCGCCGCCGCCGAGGTCGCCGCCGAGCTCGTCGCCATCGCCTCTGGCGATCCTCGCGGGATCGAGCCCGAGCTCGCGGGACCGCAGGAGGAGAGGATGGCCGACCTGGTACGGCGATACCTTGCCGCGCCGGGCAGGCGCCGGCCGGTCCTCGAGGTCTCGATCCCCGGAGACTGGGGCCGTGGCATGCGGGACGGCTCCTTGCTGCCGAAGGCGGGGACGCGTCTTGGACGGCAGACCTTCGATGAATGGCTCGTCACGCAGACCCGCTGACCTCGCATCACCGCAAGGTCAGTGCATCTGACGCCTCAGACCTCAGAGGAGAATGGACAACCAATGCGCATCTTCCTCGCCGGCGGCTCCGGCGTCATCGGAAGCAGACTGATCCCGGTTCTTGCCGAGGCGGGACATGACGTCACCGCGACGACGCGTCGCGCGGAGAACATCGACTACATCCGAGATCGAGGCGCCCGACCCGTCGTGGTCGACGTCTACGACGCCCCCCACCTGACAGTCGCTGTGGCGGACGCCGCGCCGGACCTCATCCTGCACGAGCTGACCGACCTGAACGACTTCGACACCGAGGCCAACGCCCGGCTCCGACGTGCGGGCACCGCGAACCTGGTTGCCGCGGCACAGGCCGCTGACGTGGGTCGCATGATGGTCCAGAGCATCGCGTGGGCCTATGAAGACGGCAGCACGCCGGCCGTCGAGGACGACCCGATTCAGGCTGGCTCGCCGATCGAGGTGATGGAAGACCTCGTGTGTCGCCTTCCCCACGCGACCGTGCTCCGCTACGGCATGCTCTACGGACCGGACACGTGGTACGCACCGGGCGCCCGCATGGCAAACGCCGTCACAGCCGGACTTGTCCCTGCCACCCCAGCGATCACCTCGTTCGTCCACATCGACGATGTGATCGTCGCGACCGTCCAGGCCATCGACTGGCCAGATGGGGCCTACAACGTCGTCGATGACGAGCCAGCGCCCGCCACCGAATGGCTCCCCGCATACGCCACCGGTCTCGGCGCCCCCGCGCCGACGATCGGGGAAGTGCCCGAAGGTGCTCCACTGGGCCGTGGGGCCTCCAACACGAAGGCCCGCTCGGCCGGCTGGACACCGATGTACCCGACCTGGCGCGAGGGCTTCCCTCGTGCTTGACGTGCAGGAGTGCGGGAGCACCCGCGCACGACGCGGAGCCCGGCGGAGCGCGTTCGGACTGACCGCGCCGCCCAGATCGAAGGACAAACCCCAATGACCGTCTTCATCCGAATCGGACTCGCCATCTTGTTCCTCGACGAACTCGTGGTCGGCGCGTGGAACGCGATCTCTCCTGAGACCTTCTACCGCTACTTCCCAACCGTCGACCTGACCCCGCCGTTCAGTGAGCACTACGCCCGAGACTTCGGCGGCGCGACCCTCGGCATCGCGCTCCTGCTCGGCGTCGCCATGGTCAAGCCGAAGGCACACTTCGTCACCCCCGCGGCGCTGGCCTACTCGTTCTTCGCCGTGCCGCATTTCTTCTTCCACGTCGCGCATCTCCAGGGCGCCACCGTCGGTGAGGCCGTCGCTCTCACCGCCGCGAACGCCTCGGTCGCCTTGCTCGGCATCGCGATCATCCTTGTCACGATTGCGCGCGACCGGCGCATGGCCCAGCAGCAGACGAGAGCCGCGCCGCACCCGACCTACTGACAGCGAGGAGTCACGACATGGCCAGGATGGTCGTCGGAGTAGGCGCTTCGGAGGTTCAGATTGCCTCGTGGCGCGGCTGCGGACCCACTTCGCCGCCCGCGCTCGGGCTGAACTGACCCGCTACCGGTTCGACTTCGCCCGCCGGGCAGGTGCCGACGCGAGCAGCACCGGCATCAGCTCACGGACCTGGGTCCGCAGGTCGTCGAGCACGCCCTCGCGCTCGCACAGGTAGCCGAGGAGTGCCTGCTGGAACAGTCCGTCGAGCAGGCCATAGGTGACGCGCGGGGTCATCGCGGCGGGCCGCCCGGCGAGCTCGGCGTACGTCGACACGACCCGCCAGACCATGTCCTCAAGCGTCTGGTCGATCTGGAGCACGGCCTCGCGCAGGCTGTTCTCGAACATGCTCTGGGAGCGCAGGTCGTACCAGAGCCGGTGCATCGGCGCCTCGTCCACGATCGTCTCGACCAGCTTGTCTGCGAACGCCTCGACCAGGCCGTCGGGCGTGGTCGCGTCGGCGACGACGCCGTCGTAGCGGTGCACGCAGGTCGCCTTGTACTGGCGCACGCAGTAGACGATCAGCTCGAGCTTGTCGTGGAAGTAGTAGTGGACGACGCCATGTGAGAACTCGGAGTTGTTGGCGATCTCGCGCAGGCTCGCGCGGGCGTAGCCAAGCTCACCGAGGGTGCGCAGGGCCGAATCGGCCAAGGCGCGGCGCCGCTCGTCGTGCTTGTCGGCGGGCGAGCGACGCGAGGTCGCTGTCGTCATGAGGCCCGACCCTACCGCCTCTGCTGCGGATCTCTGGACGAACGTCCAGATTTTTCTTGACGATTGTCCAGAGAAGTCTTGACAGTCGTCAAGGAAGCCGATTGTGTGGCCCACGTCACCGCGTACCACTCACGCCGACGAAGGAGTCGCACACCATGACCGAAGCAGAGCTCTCCGGGCGCACGGCGCTCGTGACCGGAGGTGCCCAGGGCCTGGGCCGGAAGTTCGCCGAGCATCTCGCCGCGGCCGGTGCCACCGTCGTGATCGCCGACCTGCAGGACACCAAGGGCAAGGAGGCCGCCGAGGCGGTCGGCGGCCACTACGTCCACCTCGACGTCACCGAGGACGCCTCATGGGCGGCCGCCGTCGCCGGCGCG includes:
- the sigJ gene encoding RNA polymerase sigma factor SigJ produces the protein MTPEERDALHAEVLGERRHLISLAFRMLGTVAEAEDAVQETYIRWYRLSEEERDAIEVPRAWLTRVASRVCLNVLDSARHRRERYVGPWLPEPVPAYAFPAAPDAGEDPLERVTLDESISTALLVVLEAMTAAERVSFVLHDVFAMPFAEIAEIVGRTPAACRQLATSARRRVQQSRSRRVSRAEHDEVVRAFAAAARTGDIASLITVLDPDVVLRSDGGGIVTAARNPVVGADKVARFLFGALQKNPTAVVLDQETPDGLGFALWDDGRIIGVVTLDVVAGLVTDVRLMMNPDKLTLWN
- a CDS encoding TetR/AcrR family transcriptional regulator, giving the protein MTTATSRRSPADKHDERRRALADSALRTLGELGYARASLREIANNSEFSHGVVHYYFHDKLELIVYCVRQYKATCVHRYDGVVADATTPDGLVEAFADKLVETIVDEAPMHRLWYDLRSQSMFENSLREAVLQIDQTLEDMVWRVVSTYAELAGRPAAMTPRVTYGLLDGLFQQALLGYLCEREGVLDDLRTQVRELMPVLLASAPARRAKSNR
- a CDS encoding NAD-dependent epimerase/dehydratase family protein, which encodes MRIFLAGGSGVIGSRLIPVLAEAGHDVTATTRRAENIDYIRDRGARPVVVDVYDAPHLTVAVADAAPDLILHELTDLNDFDTEANARLRRAGTANLVAAAQAADVGRMMVQSIAWAYEDGSTPAVEDDPIQAGSPIEVMEDLVCRLPHATVLRYGMLYGPDTWYAPGARMANAVTAGLVPATPAITSFVHIDDVIVATVQAIDWPDGAYNVVDDEPAPATEWLPAYATGLGAPAPTIGEVPEGAPLGRGASNTKARSAGWTPMYPTWREGFPRA
- a CDS encoding SDR family oxidoreductase, with translation MKIVVAGATGSLGTRVVEAVRAAGHEPVSISRETGVDLISGAGLTEALRGATAVIDASATSSTSTKASIDFFTTVTRNLLAAERASGVPHHVAISIIGAAKVNANYYAGKAAQEAILQAEPGGWSLLRTTQFHEFARQLVAHGKLGPLQGVPKMRSQPIAAAEVAAELVAIASGDPRGIEPELAGPQEERMADLVRRYLAAPGRRRPVLEVSIPGDWGRGMRDGSLLPKAGTRLGRQTFDEWLVTQTR